The window TTTCACCATGTATGACGGAATCATTAATGCCCCATTTCGTTTCGAAACAGGGGACAGGCAAACACAACCAGATCTCAGGCTTAGTTTTTAAGCCTTTAAAAGTATTCACCAGTTCAACATAGTTGGATTCAAACTCGCTTTTATATTTCCAATTGACCGGTTTGGAATCATTCGTACCCAATTTAATGATCACAATATTGGGCTGATAATCCAGAGCTTCTTGATAGGCCTTTTGGTTTATGTAAGGACTGTTCCCCTTCTTGAGTAAAGTTGTACCACTTACTCCAAAATTTTTCACTTCCCATCCCGGCCCCAAAATACGGCCAAGCTGTGCCGGATAACTGTCGACACTCCTGTTTTTAA of the Bacteroidota bacterium genome contains:
- a CDS encoding GDSL-type esterase/lipase family protein — its product is MKRLNLLITVFLCSFFINAALFSQVRVACIGNSITYGATIKNRSVDSYPAQLGRILGPGWEVKNFGVSGTTLLKKGNSPYINQKAYQEALDYQPNIVIIKLGTNDSKPVNWKYKSEFESNYVELVNTFKGLKTKPEIWLCLPVPCFETKWGINDSVIHGEIIPLVKKVARKTRSKLIDLYTPLTGKPEMFNDGIHPNPQGAGIIAKEIASKIRKN